CACGCCGCCGCCGTAAAGACAGGCGGCAGGCTTTTTAAATCGCTGCGATCATCTTTTCCAGATTGTTTTTGGACGTCATACCGACAACCTTGTCGATTTCCTTGCCTTGTTTGAATAGAATCAGGGTCGGAATGCCGCGTACGCCATATTTTGCCGGGGTTTTGGGGTTTTCGTCGACATTGAGTTTGACGACTTTGAGCTTGTCTTGGTTTTCCCCGGCGAATTCATCCAGAATCGGAGCAATGGCGGTGCAGGGGCCGCACCAAGTTGCGAAAAAGTCGATCAGGATCGGCAACTCTGAATCTTTCAGCAGTTCGGCGAAACTTTCATCGGTGACTTGAGTTACGTTATCTGACATCTGGTTCTCCTTTTTACAGGTTACGGGGTAAAATGAATCAATGATTATTGATATTCGGTTATATCCGGCGGAAATTTAATGCCGTCAATCGGAATGAACTGCTTGTGACCGCGAAATCGTATCCCTGGCTGGTCCTTTCGATTATGAACAAACAAACAAACGCATAAGAATCGGAACTGTTCAGTCCTCCCGGAAAATCTGGGGACGCGATTCCGGTTTCCTGCTGAAATCCGATCAGGTCACCGCTTCTCCTGATTTTCGCGGCGCAAAACAGGCTGAAATCAACTATGTCGAAGCGCTATTAATGCGGGAGCCCCGCAACCCAAAGGGGTTTGACGGACCGTACCTAATGTGGGAATAATCCCGCAACCCAAATGATTTTTCACGGTCTGTACCTAATGGTATTTCCGTTGGTCACAAATAAGTACTCTGATCAGAACATTTTCTTGTTTTGTGGTTGAAAAAATATTGAAAAAACAGAAAATAACCTGTAAGGTACTGAAAATCAATGTTTCCGGCTGGTAATGTAGTCGGTTATAAAGTGCAGGGCATCCTTTTCCGCAGAGGCCGGAAATTTACTGAGAATCATGTGGGCCCGGTGCAGGTAACTTGTGGCCTGCTCCCTGGTGTACTCAAGGCCCCGGTGCTTTTTCATCAGGTTGAAAACCAAAGCGAAGTCGTCCGCGCCGACGTAGTCGGCCGTGATGGTTTCGCGGATGCGTTCCCGGTCGGCCGGGTCGCACCGTTCCAGGGTGTGGATCAACGGCAGGGTTACCTTACCTTCGTCAAGGTCGATGCCGATCGTTTTGCCGAGTTCTTCTTCCCTTGAGCTGTAGTCGAGAACATCGTCAATCATCTGAAAAGCGCGACCGAGACAATTTCCGAATTCTTTCAGTTTTTCCTGAGTGGTCTGGTCGGCGCCGGCGAGAATGGCTCCGGTTTCACAGGCGCTGGCCATCAGAATCGCGGTTTTACCATCGATAATTCGAATGTAGTCGGCTTCGCTGATGGAAACATCGGCGGTTTTCATCAGCTCAAGGATCTCTCCTTCGGCCAGTCTGCGGGTCGCGGTCGACAAGGATTTCAGAATTGCCGGCGAACCCATGTCGACCGCCAAATCGAAGGCCATGGCGAAAAGGAAATCACCAACCAGAACCGAAGCCTCATTGCCCCAGATGGTGTTGGCGGCGGCCAGGCCGCGCCGCATGTCGGCTTCGTCGACGACATCATCATGCAACAGGG
The Pseudomonadota bacterium genome window above contains:
- the trxA gene encoding thioredoxin; the encoded protein is MSDNVTQVTDESFAELLKDSELPILIDFFATWCGPCTAIAPILDEFAGENQDKLKVVKLNVDENPKTPAKYGVRGIPTLILFKQGKEIDKVVGMTSKNNLEKMIAAI
- a CDS encoding polyprenyl synthetase family protein encodes the protein MTSFTDINQVFALIENELKETEAAFTRYLGSDIALIPKIGEHIILSGGKRLRPALLILTCGLLGCERRQGSLPAAVIEFIHTATLLHDDVVDEADMRRGLAAANTIWGNEASVLVGDFLFAMAFDLAVDMGSPAILKSLSTATRRLAEGEILELMKTADVSISEADYIRIIDGKTAILMASACETGAILAGADQTTQEKLKEFGNCLGRAFQMIDDVLDYSSREEELGKTIGIDLDEGKVTLPLIHTLERCDPADRERIRETITADYVGADDFALVFNLMKKHRGLEYTREQATSYLHRAHMILSKFPASAEKDALHFITDYITSRKH